A single window of Nicotiana sylvestris chromosome 5, ASM39365v2, whole genome shotgun sequence DNA harbors:
- the RGP-3 gene encoding glycine-rich RNA-binding protein 2, mitochondrial-like isoform X1, whose amino-acid sequence MAFYNKLGGLLRQSISGNAVSATSPMPSMLDAVRCMSTKLFVGGLSWGTDDQSLRDAFATFGDVVDARVIVDRDSGRSRGFGFVNFSDDECANEAIKAMDGQELQGRNIRVSIAQERAPRSGGFGGSGGGFGGGYGQARDNDGY is encoded by the exons ATGGCTTTCTACAACAAACTCGGTGGTCTTTTGAGGCAGAGCATTTCTGGAAATGCAGTAAGTGCAACATCACCAATGCCGTCAATGCTTGATGCCGTCCGGTGCATGTCGACGAAGCTTTTCGTTGGTG GTCTTTCATGGGGAACTGATGATCAGTCTCTGAGAGATGCCTTTGCTACCTTTGGTGATGTTGTTGATG CAAGGGTAATCGTTGACAGAGATTCTGGCAGATCAAGGGGATTTGGATTTGTGAACTTCTCAGATGATGAATGTGCCAATGAGGCTATTAAGGCAATGGATGGTCAG GAACTCCAGGGAAGGAATATTCGTGTTAGTATTGCCCAAGAGAGAGCTCCTCGAAGCGGAGGttttggcggttccggtggtGGATTTGGTGGCGGCTATGGTCAAGCTAGAGACAATGATGGATACTAA